The sequence CAGAAATTGGTGAACAAGTCTACATTGATATTGCCAAATGGCATCTGTATCTGAATGATGCGCATCTGCATATCCCGTTAGCGGAAAAGATTTATCCCTTAATGGTGGAGCGCGATCTCAGCGAGCAGTCAGTCACTGATATTTTGGCCAAAACGCAAGTCAAAGTCGGTGGCGGGAAGCGCACAATGCCCCTGCTCGATTTAATTCCGATGCAATGCCAGATGGATTTGATGGATGCCCTGGAGGAATTCGAGCGGACACTGTAGGTTTTGACCATGGGTCTTTGGCGCCATCGGGTGACGGCGATCGCGGCTTGAAGCCCCAGTACTATAGCGGCCCGCGTTTTTTGGAAAACGCGGGCCGCTGTGGGTTAAGCCTGCATCGGATTGGCGGGTTAACTGGTTTGACGTGGGCTTGATATCAGGGACTATGCCGTTTGACGTCGTTGATCGACCGCCGTAATCATCTGCTCACGTTCTTTTGTCCAGCGCTTTTTCAAGTCGTCGCTGTAGCCAGTAACGGCCCAAGGGGCCTTGGCATAGAGCAAATTGATGACTTCGCTGACTTGTGATTCCTTCGCGGCCAGTTCGATGGTGCGCCCCGCCCGATCGTGCAAAACCGTTGAGTAGCTCTTCCGAATCGGAATGCCGTAACGTTTATGGGTTGTGACTTTTTGGTAGAACCAAACTAAGTGATCGAGACGGACACTCTTCATGCCGTAGAAGCTGGGCTGAAATAGCCAATCGTGGGTAATGGTGGTTTTGCCGATCGTTTGGGCCGCACTCATAGATTGTTCGATCGTCGAAACCACGGTATCCGCATCCTGATCGCCGCTAATCTGTTTGACGATTGGATGGACTTTCGGGTTTGCCTTGCGCTTTTTCAGCTTGAGCAAATTCCAAACGCCGAAGCCAGCACAGGGAAGACCAATCACAAGACCCATATAGCCAGGGAAGGTGTAATCTTCCTCTTGGTCCAACATGTAGGGAAGGAAGAGGGATTTGGCTTTGGGATACTTCTTGGTGAGTGGGTCGATAATGCGATTCTGTACTTTGGTCGAGAGGGGCTGCAGTTCGCCAGTAAAAGTCTTGGATTTTGCATCTTCCGGCTTGGCTTTGACGATCAGTAATTTTTTGCCAATCCGGAGGAGACTGTAGTTGGCGGAGACACGTCTGCTAGTAACGCGGCCTCGTCGTCGTCTGGTGGTGGTTTCTTTGACGCCGGTTTTGGTCGTTTTACTGCCTTCCACGGTGATGAAGTTACGATCGGGAATTTTGCCATCGAACTTGACTAGTGCTTCACCCGTCGTTTTGACTGGGCCGGAGAAGAAATTCATCCAGTAGCGCATGCCGAAAATGCCGAAGGATGCCGGCAGGGCAACTAAACCAATGGTGGTAATCAACAGGTTGCGATTCGTTCGCTGAATCTGCTTACCAATAAATCCATCCCACATGACTCAATTCTCCTTACAACAACCAAAGAACAACAACGGCATGATGCACACGACTGACCGATATAAAAAGGGAAACTATGGTTAAGGTGCCCTTTGTCAGGGTTTGATGTTGACGATCAAACACAAAATCAATAGGTCTACGGATAGTTCGATCAGCTTTGAGACTCAGCTTTGGTGGCGATCACGCGGAACTACGCAATCGATCGCGCCGCTAACTAGGCCCATTGACTGACCCACTCCCATATCGCTAGTAAGTAACGCTGTTGGTTTGAGGCTTATGCAAAGCACTAAAAAATCCCGGTGTTTTGGGGTAAAACAGCCGGGATTTTGCTTCAGTGAGGTTGGTCGCGGATAGGGCGTGAACCCTCAACTACATCGGTCGATAGACGCGATAATTGATGTTCGGGAAGATATTGTCGATCGCTTCGACTTTCTGGAGCCAACCGGAATCGACTTTGCCGATTTTTAGATCGTCGTAGATTTTGTTAAAGCGTTGGACATGGGATTTGGTGCGGCGTACGGCATAGGGCACCATGGTGCCGGTGCGCATAATAAATGCCCAGTCAGAGGATTGGGCCAGCAGGACTTCCCGTGCCGCTTGGTTTAATGCCCGCCATTCTAATTCGTCGGTAGGTTCCATGCGAGCGAGTTCAATCATCCGCTCCGCAATTTTGTGCAGGTGCGGATAGATCCAAGCATTGGTTTCATTCAACCAATATTCATGGAAGCCCTTGTAGCCCCAACTCGACTGCGATGGACGACAAACCTGCTGCGTCGGATTGCCGCGCAGATAATCGGCTAGGTGAGTCATTTCGTAGGTCTGCTGGTCATGCCACGACTTGCGGCAGAAGTAGTCAATAAACCACGGACCTTCATACCACCAATGTCCAAATAACTCGGCATCGTAAGGTGACACGACGATCGGTTTACGACCCATTGCGCCATTTAGATGCTGGATCTGCTTGGACCGATTGTCCATGAAGTTGCCTGCATGATCGGCGGCTTTTTCCTTGGCCCAGTAAGGATCGTAGAGTTCCTTGTCGGATGAGCCGACGCCCTTACCCGTGATCTTGTGATACTTAACACCGACGTTTTTACGTTGGCCGTTGGGCATAATGTAGGGCTTGATGTATTCGTACTCCGCATCCCAGCCCAAGTCGCGATAGAACTCACGATATTCGGCGGCTCCCGGATAGCCGACTTCGGAAGACCATACTTGTTGTGATGACTCTTGATCACGGCCAAAAGCGGCAACACCTGACTCGGTAAAGATCGGCGCATAGGTGCCGAAACGCGGTCGGGGCCGGGCGTAAAGAATTCCGTGGCCATCGGTGAGGAAGTAGCGTAAACCGGCATCGGCGAGCATTCGCTCAACGCCTTCGTAGTAGGCGCATTCCGGTAGCCAGATGCCCTTGGGCGCGCGACCAAAGGTTTCTTCATAGGACTCACAAGCAACCTGAATCTGCGACCAGACGGCCTGCGGATACATTTTCATCAGCGGGAAATAGCCGTGGGTGGCCCCGCAGGTGATGATTTCGAGGTTGTTGCTATCGAGGAATTTTTTGAACGCGGTAATTAAATTGCGATCGTACCGTTCCCATGTTTTACGCACCTCATGGAATTCCTTGGCGTAATACTCCGCCAGGTATCGCATATGGCCATTTTTGGCATGGCGCTCGATTTCCAGTTCAGTTAGTTCTTCGAGTTTGCCCAGATAATCGTCAAACCGTTCTTGTAGTACGGGATCCTGAAGCATCGCCGTTAGGGGCGGCGTCATGCTCATGGTGATCTTAAAGTCGATACCGTCGCGTTGCAGGCCCTCAAAAACGTGGATTAGTGGGATGTATGTCTCGATAATCGCTTCGTGTAGCCACTCTTCTTCCAGCACATAGTCACTTTCAGGGTGACGGACAAAGGGCAGGTGAGCGTGCAGCACGAGTGCGACGTATCCAAGGCTCATGGTAGTTCTCCGGGGCTGGTTGCGAGGGTTCAGTCGTACTCCGAAAGTAATTGTAGGACATAAGCGATCCCCAAAATCGTATCGATTCAATCAGCGCGGGAGAACAGGATGCGTTCCCTGGTGATCAGGTTTATTGCTTCATCGGAGAGTTATCGGATGGGTGATTTGGACGATCGGGTCAAGTTGATTCGATCGACGACTTGCTCCAGATGCTGATCGACCGTTGATATGGATTGAAGGTTCAGCTTTAATCCCGACAAAATACCCAATTATCGGGGTCAGAAAGCGTCTCATTGAAATAGTAGCCTTCGGTGTCAAAGCCCTTCAGCTGCTCCACGTCTTCAATCCGATTCTGAATGACAAAATCCACCATCAGTCCCCGGGCGCGTTTTGCATGAATGGCAATCACCTTATAAATACCCTGCTTGTTTTCTTTAAACGCGATATTCAGCACCCGTCCGTTTAACTGTTTCAGGTTCACCGACTTAAAATACTCATTCGAGGCTAGATTCACTAAACAGGGCGTCGCTGACTCTGCCAAGTCATGATTAATCAATTGGGCGATCTGATCACCCCAGAACTCATATAAGTTTTTACCCGCCTCAGTTGCCAGCTTTGTCCCCATTTCCAATCGATAGGGCTGCATCAGATCCAATGGTTTTAACAGTCCATAAAGCCCAGAAAGAATCCGCAAATGGTTTTGCGCAAAGTCTAAATCTGCTTCGTCATAATCGGCGACATTAATGCCCTTATAGACATCGCCTTTAAATACTAATAGCGCTTGCTTCGCATTCTCCGGTGTGAACGGCGTGTGAAAATCCTGATAGCGCTGACAATTGAGCTGTGCCAGCTTATCGCTAATTTTCATCAGCGACGATATTTCTGGTGGCTCGTAGGCGCGCAATTCGTCAATCAGATGCTGACTCCGCTCCAAAACGGCTGGAGTGGTGAAATGGGGATAGTCTGCCCCGGAGTAGTCCAGCGTCTTGGCTGGCGAAATTACCATCAACATCAAACGTCTACCTGAATTTGCCAGAGGCTTGGGCAATCCCTAATTTACTGCGCTTCTGTCCGAACCTCAACTAACTGGATGTTCTAAAATTGTGGTGTCAGCTTCACGGTTATTTTCATCCAAGTTATCTTTATCCAAACGTAATAGAATCGACTGTCGCCAAGCCCCTTGCGGAATTTCTGACTCAGAAAAATATTGAGGCTTCTCCAGCCTGGGAATTTATTAATGGCGTTGCCTGTCAGAAAGTTATGCCGACGCTGTTTCATTCTCGTCTCCAGCGGAACTTAGTCAATTGGATTAACCAAAATACCGATCGCTATGAGGCGATCCAAGCGCTACGCTGTATTGTTCCGCCGATTTCGCCGGTTCCTGATATTGCTGTCCTCGTGGTCGATCTACTCCCGCAGACTGATGGTCCATTTGCAGCGGCTCCTGACTGGCTGATCGAAATCCGTTCCCCCGATCAAAGTATGCTGGATCTGCAAAACAAGATTCTCCATTGTTTGAGCAACGGTACCGAACTGGCATGGCTGATTGATATTCAGCGACAGCAAATCTGGGTGTGGCAGGCGGAAGAACTGCCGATGGTTTACAACGACACCGATAATTTGCCCGGATTAACCGGGCTCCCGCAACTGCAAGTCGCTGCTGTGATCGCGATGACTCAGCAGCGATGAGATTGCCCTGTGAGTTGAGCGGAGCCGAAACCCATCGGACTATGCCAAATAGTTCATCTCACCTTCAGGGGGGACATCGCGCCAAGTGACGGCCTGGATGGCTTCTTTGAGATCAACATCGCCGGTGTAGATGGCTCGTCCGACGATCGCACTGGTGACACCGATCGGCTCCAGCTTGAGCAAATTCACGAGATCCTGCACTGAACTCACACCCCCCGAAGCGACGACAGGAATATCAATTCCTGCGGCTAATTCCCGCAGTGACTCCATATTCGGTCCTTGCAAGGTGCCATCCCGGTGAATATCGGTGTAGATAATCGCCGCTGCACCCAGTTTGGCCATGCGTCCCGCGAGTTCTGTCGCCTCGACTTCCGAAGTCTCTAGCCAACCTTTTGTCGCCACCTTACCGTTGCGGGCATCAATCCCCACGACGATTTGCCCTGGAAACTCTTTGCACAATTCACCCACTAATTCCGGTTTTTCCACGGCGACAGTGCCGAGAATCGCCCGTTGCACACCGAGACTGAGTAGTTCGGCAACGCGGGCCCGATCGCGCAGGCCGCCGCCCACTTGTACTGGAATTTTCAAAGCCGCTGCAACTTTGGCAATGACGGGGAGATTCACCGGTTCACCGGATTTTGCCCCATCGAGGTCCACCAAATGCAAACGGGTTGCTCCTTGGTCTTCCCACTGTTTCGCGACGGCCACGGGGTCTTCCCCAAAGACTTGGGATTGGTCGTAGTCGCCTTGGTAGAGACGCACACAGTTTCCACCCAATAGATCGATCGCGGGGATGACTTCCATAGCCGAATAATGCTCAAACTAAATCGTTGACAACTTTTTAGCGTAGTCGGTTTTGGTCCTCAGTCCAACCCCCACGACT is a genomic window of Romeriopsis navalis LEGE 11480 containing:
- a CDS encoding DUF3181 family protein, which translates into the protein MNSPEVIERLAAEIGEQVYIDIAKWHLYLNDAHLHIPLAEKIYPLMVERDLSEQSVTDILAKTQVKVGGGKRTMPLLDLIPMQCQMDLMDALEEFERTL
- a CDS encoding DUF6709 family protein, which encodes MWDGFIGKQIQRTNRNLLITTIGLVALPASFGIFGMRYWMNFFSGPVKTTGEALVKFDGKIPDRNFITVEGSKTTKTGVKETTTRRRRGRVTSRRVSANYSLLRIGKKLLIVKAKPEDAKSKTFTGELQPLSTKVQNRIIDPLTKKYPKAKSLFLPYMLDQEEDYTFPGYMGLVIGLPCAGFGVWNLLKLKKRKANPKVHPIVKQISGDQDADTVVSTIEQSMSAAQTIGKTTITHDWLFQPSFYGMKSVRLDHLVWFYQKVTTHKRYGIPIRKSYSTVLHDRAGRTIELAAKESQVSEVINLLYAKAPWAVTGYSDDLKKRWTKEREQMITAVDQRRQTA
- a CDS encoding glycoside hydrolase family 57 protein, with protein sequence MSLGYVALVLHAHLPFVRHPESDYVLEEEWLHEAIIETYIPLIHVFEGLQRDGIDFKITMSMTPPLTAMLQDPVLQERFDDYLGKLEELTELEIERHAKNGHMRYLAEYYAKEFHEVRKTWERYDRNLITAFKKFLDSNNLEIITCGATHGYFPLMKMYPQAVWSQIQVACESYEETFGRAPKGIWLPECAYYEGVERMLADAGLRYFLTDGHGILYARPRPRFGTYAPIFTESGVAAFGRDQESSQQVWSSEVGYPGAAEYREFYRDLGWDAEYEYIKPYIMPNGQRKNVGVKYHKITGKGVGSSDKELYDPYWAKEKAADHAGNFMDNRSKQIQHLNGAMGRKPIVVSPYDAELFGHWWYEGPWFIDYFCRKSWHDQQTYEMTHLADYLRGNPTQQVCRPSQSSWGYKGFHEYWLNETNAWIYPHLHKIAERMIELARMEPTDELEWRALNQAAREVLLAQSSDWAFIMRTGTMVPYAVRRTKSHVQRFNKIYDDLKIGKVDSGWLQKVEAIDNIFPNINYRVYRPM
- the yaaA gene encoding peroxide stress protein YaaA, translating into MLMVISPAKTLDYSGADYPHFTTPAVLERSQHLIDELRAYEPPEISSLMKISDKLAQLNCQRYQDFHTPFTPENAKQALLVFKGDVYKGINVADYDEADLDFAQNHLRILSGLYGLLKPLDLMQPYRLEMGTKLATEAGKNLYEFWGDQIAQLINHDLAESATPCLVNLASNEYFKSVNLKQLNGRVLNIAFKENKQGIYKVIAIHAKRARGLMVDFVIQNRIEDVEQLKGFDTEGYYFNETLSDPDNWVFCRD
- a CDS encoding Uma2 family endonuclease, yielding MWCQLHGYFHPSYLYPNVIESTVAKPLAEFLTQKNIEASPAWEFINGVACQKVMPTLFHSRLQRNLVNWINQNTDRYEAIQALRCIVPPISPVPDIAVLVVDLLPQTDGPFAAAPDWLIEIRSPDQSMLDLQNKILHCLSNGTELAWLIDIQRQQIWVWQAEELPMVYNDTDNLPGLTGLPQLQVAAVIAMTQQR
- the hisA gene encoding 1-(5-phosphoribosyl)-5-[(5-phosphoribosylamino)methylideneamino]imidazole-4-carboxamide isomerase; amino-acid sequence: MEVIPAIDLLGGNCVRLYQGDYDQSQVFGEDPVAVAKQWEDQGATRLHLVDLDGAKSGEPVNLPVIAKVAAALKIPVQVGGGLRDRARVAELLSLGVQRAILGTVAVEKPELVGELCKEFPGQIVVGIDARNGKVATKGWLETSEVEATELAGRMAKLGAAAIIYTDIHRDGTLQGPNMESLRELAAGIDIPVVASGGVSSVQDLVNLLKLEPIGVTSAIVGRAIYTGDVDLKEAIQAVTWRDVPPEGEMNYLA